The following coding sequences lie in one Paenibacillus durus ATCC 35681 genomic window:
- a CDS encoding TetR/AcrR family transcriptional regulator — protein sequence MTKSETKSVNRKSDIISAAIEVFAETGYFRATTAQVAERAQISQPYIFRFFSTKEALLLTALEVSWTRVIDSFRKVVESTSPEHLETELIQAYVVILESYRNEVLLQMQAQTIQEESIREAMRNGFGEVRQMVLDAFRSAGIPNAEERTMLFLARGMLCNISAALAMPELMEI from the coding sequence ATGACAAAATCCGAGACGAAATCGGTTAATCGCAAATCGGACATCATTTCGGCGGCGATTGAGGTATTCGCGGAGACTGGGTACTTTCGGGCAACGACGGCACAAGTCGCGGAACGAGCCCAAATATCGCAGCCCTATATCTTTCGTTTTTTCTCGACTAAAGAAGCTTTGCTGCTGACGGCGCTGGAGGTATCCTGGACGCGAGTGATCGATTCTTTCCGCAAAGTTGTGGAGTCCACGTCGCCAGAACACCTGGAGACCGAGCTAATCCAGGCCTACGTGGTTATTTTGGAATCCTATCGGAATGAAGTGCTGCTTCAGATGCAGGCGCAGACGATCCAGGAAGAATCGATCCGGGAAGCGATGCGAAATGGATTCGGGGAAGTCCGCCAAATGGTTCTGGATGCCTTCCGCTCAGCCGGCATTCCAAATGCGGAGGAACGGACGATGCTATTCCTGGCCCGGGGAATGCTATGTAACATTTCGGCAGCGCTGGCTATGCCCGAGTTGATGGAAATATGA